The following proteins are encoded in a genomic region of Oncorhynchus kisutch isolate 150728-3 linkage group LG4, Okis_V2, whole genome shotgun sequence:
- the LOC109889259 gene encoding zinc finger protein 319-like isoform X1 encodes MICFVCHQKRTEDSWRHPHYDTKLNPYTRARMSEAWQQHAVAPPPVVHTIPPGAENALGCAVYGIVLQPDPALQQQQQHQHGQQHSQQHSQQQHPTQVQQPSLQVGGEGGHKCGACGHDISHLANPHEHQCMVSQDRSFQCTQCMKIFHQATDLLEHQCVQVEQKPFVCGVCKMGFSLLTSLAQHHTSHNSTNPMKCSICEKTYRPGSSGNTTPSSSATNPQQPSADGASSSGSVAVGSSSSITFPSARDRPYKCSVCQKGFRHLSELARHERVHTGEKPFKCDTCDKSFSQSSHLAHHQRTHSSERPYKCAVCDKSFKHRSHLVRHMYAHSGEHLFKCNLCELHFKESSELLHHPCHPQGARPFRCATCGKGFKRPSDLRQHERTHSEERPFHCEECQMSFKQQYALVRHRRTHKNPSDRPFKCNLCDKGFLQPSHLLYHQHVHGMENLFKCASCQKEFSQSGELLRHKCGESSSSSRETDKPYKCDVCGKGYKKSSTLQRHQNSHCQEKPLKCSLCDRRFLSSSEFVQHRCDPSREKPLKCPECEKRFKYSSDLNRHKRVHTGEKPYKCASCDKGFKQREHLAKHQSVHSRDAQFKCVWCGERFGDLGALQEHTVQHTAEGGGYPVPPCI; translated from the exons atgatatgtttcgtatg TCATCAGAAGAGGACTGAAGACTCATGGAGACA CCCCCACTACGATACAAAACTGAATCCCTACACAAGAGCCAGGATGAGTGAGGCGTGGCAGCAGCATGCTGTTGCTCCCCCTCCAGTGGTGCACACCATACCACCGGGGGCAGAGAATGCGTTGGGCTGCGCCGTCTATGGTATCGTCCTGCAGCCTGACCCcgctctgcagcagcagcagcagcaccagcaTGGCCAGCAGCACAGCCAGCAGCACAGCCAGCAGCAACACCCTACCCAGGTACAGCAGCCCTCTCTGCAGGTAGGGGGCGAGGGCGGTCACAAGTGTGGAGCATGCGGCCACGACATCTCCCACCTGGCCAACCCACATGAGCACCAGTGTATGGTGAGCCAGGACCGCTCCTTCCAATGCACCCAGTGCATGAAGATCTTCCACCAGGCCACTGATCTGCTGGAGCACCAGTGTGTGCAGGTGGAGCAGAAGCcctttgtgtgtggtgtgtgtaagaTGGGCTTCTCCCTGCTCACCTCGCTGGCACAGCACCACACCTCGCACAACAGCACCAACCCCATGAAATGCTCCATCTGTGAGAAGACCTATCGACCGGGTTCCTCTGGGAACACCACACCTTCCTCCTCTGCCACCAACCCTCAGCAGCCGTCTGCTGATGGAGCCTCTTCCAGTGGGAGTGTGGCAGTGGGATCCTCTTCCTCAATTACATTTCCATCGGCCCGTGACAGGCCCTACAAGTGTTCCGTCTGTCAGAAGGGTTTCAGGCACCTGTCAGAGCTGGCCCGCCATGAGCGtgtgcacactggagagaagcccttCAAGTGTGACACGTGTGACAAGAGCTTCAGCCAGTCCTCTCACCTGGCCCATCACCAGCGCACCCACAGCTCTGAGCGCCCATACAAATGTGCTGTGTGTGACAAGAGCTTCAAGCACCGCTCCCACCTGGTGCGCCACATGTACGCCCATTCCGGAGAGCACCTGTTTAAGTGCAACCTGTGTGAACTGCACTTCAAGGAGTCTTCGGAGCTGCTGCATCATCCATGCCACCCACAAGGGGCACGCCCCTTCCGCTGTGCAACCTGTGGAAAGGGCTTCAAGCGTCCATCAGACCTGCGGCAGCATGAGCGCACTCACTCTGAGGAGCGTCCCTTCCACTGTGAGGAGTGCCAGATGAGTTTCAAACAGCAGTATGCGCTGGTGCGCCATAGGCGCACGCACAAAAACCCATCCGACCGCCCCTTCAAGTGCAACCTTTGTGACAAAGGCTTCTTGCAGCCATCCCATCTGCTGTACCACCAGCACGTCCACGGCATGGAGAACCTGTTCAAGTGTGCATCCTGCCAGAAGGAATTCAGTCAGTCAGGAGAGCTGCTGCGCCACAAATGCGGTGAGTCGTCCTCTTCATCTAGGGAGACAGACAAGCCTTACAAATGTGACGTGTGCGGCAAGGGATACAAGAAGAGTTCGACACTGCAGCGACATCAGAACTCGCACTGTCAAGAGAAGCCCCTAAAGTGCTCCCTATGTGACCGCCGCTTCCTGTCATCCTCAGAGTTCGTGCAGCACCGCTGCGACCCGTCCCGAGAGAAGCCCTTAAAGTGTCCCGAATGCGAGAAGCGCTTCAAGTACTCATCTGACCTGAATAGGCACAAGCGTGTCCACACCGGGGAGAAGCCCTATAAGTGTGCTAGCTGTGATAAAGGCTTCAAGCAACGGGAGCACCTGGCCAAGCATCAGAGTGTGCATTCCAGAGATGCCCAGTTCAAGTGTGTTTGGTGTGGAGAGCGCTTTGGAGACCTGGGAGCTTTGCAGGAGCACACAGTCCAGCACACAGCTGAAGGAGGGGGTTACCCTGTGCCACCTTGCATATAG
- the LOC109889259 gene encoding zinc finger protein 319-like isoform X2: MSEAWQQHAVAPPPVVHTIPPGAENALGCAVYGIVLQPDPALQQQQQHQHGQQHSQQHSQQQHPTQVQQPSLQVGGEGGHKCGACGHDISHLANPHEHQCMVSQDRSFQCTQCMKIFHQATDLLEHQCVQVEQKPFVCGVCKMGFSLLTSLAQHHTSHNSTNPMKCSICEKTYRPGSSGNTTPSSSATNPQQPSADGASSSGSVAVGSSSSITFPSARDRPYKCSVCQKGFRHLSELARHERVHTGEKPFKCDTCDKSFSQSSHLAHHQRTHSSERPYKCAVCDKSFKHRSHLVRHMYAHSGEHLFKCNLCELHFKESSELLHHPCHPQGARPFRCATCGKGFKRPSDLRQHERTHSEERPFHCEECQMSFKQQYALVRHRRTHKNPSDRPFKCNLCDKGFLQPSHLLYHQHVHGMENLFKCASCQKEFSQSGELLRHKCGESSSSSRETDKPYKCDVCGKGYKKSSTLQRHQNSHCQEKPLKCSLCDRRFLSSSEFVQHRCDPSREKPLKCPECEKRFKYSSDLNRHKRVHTGEKPYKCASCDKGFKQREHLAKHQSVHSRDAQFKCVWCGERFGDLGALQEHTVQHTAEGGGYPVPPCI, encoded by the coding sequence ATGAGTGAGGCGTGGCAGCAGCATGCTGTTGCTCCCCCTCCAGTGGTGCACACCATACCACCGGGGGCAGAGAATGCGTTGGGCTGCGCCGTCTATGGTATCGTCCTGCAGCCTGACCCcgctctgcagcagcagcagcagcaccagcaTGGCCAGCAGCACAGCCAGCAGCACAGCCAGCAGCAACACCCTACCCAGGTACAGCAGCCCTCTCTGCAGGTAGGGGGCGAGGGCGGTCACAAGTGTGGAGCATGCGGCCACGACATCTCCCACCTGGCCAACCCACATGAGCACCAGTGTATGGTGAGCCAGGACCGCTCCTTCCAATGCACCCAGTGCATGAAGATCTTCCACCAGGCCACTGATCTGCTGGAGCACCAGTGTGTGCAGGTGGAGCAGAAGCcctttgtgtgtggtgtgtgtaagaTGGGCTTCTCCCTGCTCACCTCGCTGGCACAGCACCACACCTCGCACAACAGCACCAACCCCATGAAATGCTCCATCTGTGAGAAGACCTATCGACCGGGTTCCTCTGGGAACACCACACCTTCCTCCTCTGCCACCAACCCTCAGCAGCCGTCTGCTGATGGAGCCTCTTCCAGTGGGAGTGTGGCAGTGGGATCCTCTTCCTCAATTACATTTCCATCGGCCCGTGACAGGCCCTACAAGTGTTCCGTCTGTCAGAAGGGTTTCAGGCACCTGTCAGAGCTGGCCCGCCATGAGCGtgtgcacactggagagaagcccttCAAGTGTGACACGTGTGACAAGAGCTTCAGCCAGTCCTCTCACCTGGCCCATCACCAGCGCACCCACAGCTCTGAGCGCCCATACAAATGTGCTGTGTGTGACAAGAGCTTCAAGCACCGCTCCCACCTGGTGCGCCACATGTACGCCCATTCCGGAGAGCACCTGTTTAAGTGCAACCTGTGTGAACTGCACTTCAAGGAGTCTTCGGAGCTGCTGCATCATCCATGCCACCCACAAGGGGCACGCCCCTTCCGCTGTGCAACCTGTGGAAAGGGCTTCAAGCGTCCATCAGACCTGCGGCAGCATGAGCGCACTCACTCTGAGGAGCGTCCCTTCCACTGTGAGGAGTGCCAGATGAGTTTCAAACAGCAGTATGCGCTGGTGCGCCATAGGCGCACGCACAAAAACCCATCCGACCGCCCCTTCAAGTGCAACCTTTGTGACAAAGGCTTCTTGCAGCCATCCCATCTGCTGTACCACCAGCACGTCCACGGCATGGAGAACCTGTTCAAGTGTGCATCCTGCCAGAAGGAATTCAGTCAGTCAGGAGAGCTGCTGCGCCACAAATGCGGTGAGTCGTCCTCTTCATCTAGGGAGACAGACAAGCCTTACAAATGTGACGTGTGCGGCAAGGGATACAAGAAGAGTTCGACACTGCAGCGACATCAGAACTCGCACTGTCAAGAGAAGCCCCTAAAGTGCTCCCTATGTGACCGCCGCTTCCTGTCATCCTCAGAGTTCGTGCAGCACCGCTGCGACCCGTCCCGAGAGAAGCCCTTAAAGTGTCCCGAATGCGAGAAGCGCTTCAAGTACTCATCTGACCTGAATAGGCACAAGCGTGTCCACACCGGGGAGAAGCCCTATAAGTGTGCTAGCTGTGATAAAGGCTTCAAGCAACGGGAGCACCTGGCCAAGCATCAGAGTGTGCATTCCAGAGATGCCCAGTTCAAGTGTGTTTGGTGTGGAGAGCGCTTTGGAGACCTGGGAGCTTTGCAGGAGCACACAGTCCAGCACACAGCTGAAGGAGGGGGTTACCCTGTGCCACCTTGCATATAG
- the cfap263 gene encoding cilia- and flagella-associated protein 263 isoform X1: protein MSGLSRRSNRLPTCLFTLATMAETVQDVSEADKRHLVELVKELRRSNAVLRAETDMYERYISRLDPRDLVPQPLSDSLGAAAASQLEIGGGRGRKMKTRTTALEQLQRLTLEQKCDVAQRELDETKEDLEKLKESSERVLHNYKATLEEADIRLVEVKKASYEFDRDVAKVLREKRGVMMGAEKVIRYFEDRMRAKDTLVEKLRLKNAALHVQKRKLQLQLRQKEEMGEALHEVDFQQLKIENSQYLERIDERNQDLLRLKLLAGNTLQVLNSYKKKLQSMTCESKLLSSDITSRKEMLVKIEEETLQAEEEHAKAETLNRKLRGQLADFRVPHVLQYITAKASHSQLEQSVRAWERKVEISEMALKTHTKTWNKLKEAAGAGPVTAR, encoded by the exons ATGTCTGGTCTGAGCAGACGCAGCAACCGCCTTCCCACCTGTTTGTTTACCTTAGCAACCATGGCAGAGACGGTTCAAGATGTTTCTGAAGCAGATAAGCGACATCTCGTTGAACTCGTCAAAGAACTCAG ACGCTCCAATGCGGTGCTACGGGCAGAAACTGATATGTATGAGCGGTATATAAGCCGCTTGGACCCCAGGGACTTGGTTCCTCAGCCTTTATCAGATTCTCTGGGGGCAGCTGCAGCATCACAGTTGGAGATTGGAGGG GGCCGTGGGAGAAAGATGAAAACACGGACAACGGCTCTGGAGCAGTTACAACGTCTGACATTGGAGCAAAAGTGTGACGTGGCACAGAGAGAGTTAGATGAAACCAAGGAGGACCTGGAGAAACTGAAAGAGAGCTCAGAAAGAGTGCTCCACAACTATAAG GCAACTCTGGAGGAAGCAGATATTCGACTTGTGGAGGTCAAGAAAGCAAGTTATGAGTTTGACCGTGATGTCGCTAAGGtgttgagggagaagagaggtgtCATGATGGGTGCAGAGAAGGTCATTCGTTATTTTGAGGACAGGATGAGAGCAAAG GACACACTGGTTGAGAAGTTGCGGTTGAAGAATGCAGCTCTCCATGTGCAGAAGAGGAAGTTGCAGTTACAGCTACGGCAGAAAGAGGAAATGGGTGAAGCCCTGCACGAGGTGGATTTCCAGCAGCTGAAGATCGAGAACAGCCAGTATCTCGAACGCATTGATGAAAGAAACCAGGACCTTCTGCGCCTAAAACTCCTGGCAGGAAACACCCTACAGGTTCTCAACTCCTACAAG AAGAAGTTGCAGAGCATGACATGTGAGTCAAAGCTGCTTAGTAGTGACATCACCTCCCGTAAGGAGATGCTGGTGAAGATCGAGGAGGAGACACTGCAAGCAGAAGAG GAGCATGCCAAGGCAGAGACTCTTAACAGGAAGCTGCGAGGCCAGCTGGCAGATTTCCGTGTTCCCCACGTGCTGCAATACATCACAGCTAAGGCCTCCCATAGCCAGCTCGAGCAGAGTGTCCGAGCCTGGGAGCGAAAAGTTGAGATATCTGAG ATGGCTCTGAAGACACACACCAAGACCTGGAACAAGCTGAAGGAAGCTGCAGGAGCAGGACCAGTCACAGCCCGGTGA
- the cfap263 gene encoding cilia- and flagella-associated protein 263 isoform X2 — MTTSNKVRLSITHGRGRKMKTRTTALEQLQRLTLEQKCDVAQRELDETKEDLEKLKESSERVLHNYKATLEEADIRLVEVKKASYEFDRDVAKVLREKRGVMMGAEKVIRYFEDRMRAKDTLVEKLRLKNAALHVQKRKLQLQLRQKEEMGEALHEVDFQQLKIENSQYLERIDERNQDLLRLKLLAGNTLQVLNSYKKKLQSMTCESKLLSSDITSRKEMLVKIEEETLQAEEEHAKAETLNRKLRGQLADFRVPHVLQYITAKASHSQLEQSVRAWERKVEISEMALKTHTKTWNKLKEAAGAGPVTAR, encoded by the exons ATGACAACCAGCAAcaaagttcgtctttcaatcacccac GGCCGTGGGAGAAAGATGAAAACACGGACAACGGCTCTGGAGCAGTTACAACGTCTGACATTGGAGCAAAAGTGTGACGTGGCACAGAGAGAGTTAGATGAAACCAAGGAGGACCTGGAGAAACTGAAAGAGAGCTCAGAAAGAGTGCTCCACAACTATAAG GCAACTCTGGAGGAAGCAGATATTCGACTTGTGGAGGTCAAGAAAGCAAGTTATGAGTTTGACCGTGATGTCGCTAAGGtgttgagggagaagagaggtgtCATGATGGGTGCAGAGAAGGTCATTCGTTATTTTGAGGACAGGATGAGAGCAAAG GACACACTGGTTGAGAAGTTGCGGTTGAAGAATGCAGCTCTCCATGTGCAGAAGAGGAAGTTGCAGTTACAGCTACGGCAGAAAGAGGAAATGGGTGAAGCCCTGCACGAGGTGGATTTCCAGCAGCTGAAGATCGAGAACAGCCAGTATCTCGAACGCATTGATGAAAGAAACCAGGACCTTCTGCGCCTAAAACTCCTGGCAGGAAACACCCTACAGGTTCTCAACTCCTACAAG AAGAAGTTGCAGAGCATGACATGTGAGTCAAAGCTGCTTAGTAGTGACATCACCTCCCGTAAGGAGATGCTGGTGAAGATCGAGGAGGAGACACTGCAAGCAGAAGAG GAGCATGCCAAGGCAGAGACTCTTAACAGGAAGCTGCGAGGCCAGCTGGCAGATTTCCGTGTTCCCCACGTGCTGCAATACATCACAGCTAAGGCCTCCCATAGCCAGCTCGAGCAGAGTGTCCGAGCCTGGGAGCGAAAAGTTGAGATATCTGAG ATGGCTCTGAAGACACACACCAAGACCTGGAACAAGCTGAAGGAAGCTGCAGGAGCAGGACCAGTCACAGCCCGGTGA